One part of the Paenibacillus silvisoli genome encodes these proteins:
- a CDS encoding chemotaxis protein CheW produces MSESFALTYLGVFLDELEEQLQVLDESILELENGGNSPETIQTIFRAAHTLKGSSAAMGFHSMKEVTHKVESVFELLRQNRLLVSKPLINVLFQCIDYLKAKKETLRKGEFNDEPIEALVALLDGIMNDQHAAGAPAAPAVGEPGRQAAAAKSELLFQGWSDAELAAKEAKLGQGIPSYEVCVTLANQVDMPTVKAMVILRNLGELGEVIGTSPPIGMWEQEELLRSEPVYFMVATASSESEIIRKVEETSQIAEFSVKSLTKDGAVSGSPKKVVPVPIVSIEAASSSSAATASEQAPAAQPDAKVQIQHTVRVDVNRLEHLLNLVGELIIDNTRIREVRRRFEERFKQEPETLLLGEITDHLGRVIAELQEGTMKTRMMPIEQLFNRFPRIVRDVSEQSGKEVSFQLEGKETELDRTLIEEISDPLIHIIRNAIDHGIEVPAEREKLGKNRKGNLLLRASHQENAIVITLADDGRGIDLNRIKQKAIQKGFISEDEAARMSDKEIISLIFHSGMSTAEQVTELSGRGVGMDIVRTHIEKLNGIINIETTPGEGTVFTIKLPLTLAISRSLLVTLGKHTLAIPLANVVETFRLTAEDVQIVNGEEVCVVRGEILPLVRMHRRLGTMENDTNSKGYAVMIGLAEKRVCLYVDKLIANQEIVMKSLGSYLGQVAYVSGATILGDGSIALILDVNAVIRDSGATIRKADNSGQQANERKVKLVTFDLDNEPYALDLNQTKEIIKVPSILRLANAPSEVLGLMNLRGALLPVVDIKSCLGMHPTEPDANSRIIILHEDGRDIGILVDRVKEVLHIRQSQIEAAPRDFAVISEQYIGGICKTEDQLVIILKLDKMLRSRGWDLIHA; encoded by the coding sequence ATGAGCGAATCGTTCGCGTTAACGTATTTAGGCGTGTTTCTGGACGAATTGGAAGAGCAGCTGCAGGTGCTCGACGAATCGATTCTCGAATTGGAGAACGGCGGGAATTCACCGGAGACGATCCAGACAATCTTCCGCGCGGCTCACACGTTGAAGGGCTCTTCCGCCGCGATGGGCTTCCACTCCATGAAAGAAGTGACGCACAAGGTCGAGAGCGTGTTTGAGCTGCTTCGCCAGAACCGGCTGCTCGTCAGCAAGCCGCTGATCAACGTGCTGTTCCAATGCATCGATTATTTGAAAGCGAAAAAAGAGACGCTTCGCAAAGGCGAGTTCAACGACGAGCCGATCGAGGCGCTCGTGGCGCTGCTTGACGGCATCATGAACGACCAGCATGCGGCAGGCGCTCCCGCCGCGCCGGCCGTTGGCGAACCGGGCAGGCAGGCGGCCGCAGCAAAATCGGAGCTGCTGTTCCAAGGGTGGAGCGATGCCGAATTGGCGGCCAAAGAAGCGAAGCTCGGCCAAGGCATTCCTTCTTATGAGGTTTGCGTTACGCTGGCCAATCAAGTCGATATGCCGACGGTCAAAGCGATGGTTATTTTGCGCAATCTCGGAGAGCTTGGCGAGGTCATCGGCACGTCGCCGCCGATCGGGATGTGGGAGCAAGAGGAATTGCTCCGATCGGAGCCGGTTTACTTTATGGTTGCGACGGCGTCTTCGGAGTCGGAAATTATCCGCAAGGTGGAAGAAACGTCGCAAATCGCGGAGTTCAGCGTGAAGTCGCTCACCAAGGATGGCGCCGTTTCGGGCAGCCCGAAGAAGGTGGTCCCCGTTCCGATCGTCAGCATCGAAGCGGCATCTTCCTCTTCCGCCGCAACGGCATCCGAACAAGCGCCGGCCGCGCAGCCGGATGCCAAGGTCCAAATCCAGCATACCGTGCGCGTCGATGTCAACCGTCTCGAGCATTTGCTTAACCTGGTGGGCGAGCTGATCATCGACAACACGCGGATCAGGGAAGTCCGCCGACGGTTCGAGGAACGTTTCAAGCAGGAGCCGGAAACATTGCTGCTCGGCGAAATTACCGATCATCTGGGACGCGTCATCGCCGAGCTTCAGGAAGGCACGATGAAAACAAGAATGATGCCGATCGAGCAGCTGTTCAACCGATTCCCGCGGATCGTTCGGGACGTCTCCGAGCAGTCGGGCAAAGAAGTGTCGTTCCAGCTGGAAGGGAAAGAAACCGAGCTGGACCGCACGTTGATCGAGGAAATCAGCGATCCGCTCATCCATATTATCCGCAATGCGATCGACCATGGCATCGAAGTGCCGGCGGAGCGCGAGAAGCTCGGCAAGAACCGGAAAGGGAATTTGCTGCTTCGCGCGAGCCATCAAGAGAATGCCATCGTCATCACGCTCGCGGACGACGGCCGAGGCATTGACTTGAACCGGATTAAGCAAAAAGCGATTCAGAAGGGCTTCATTTCGGAGGATGAAGCTGCGCGGATGTCGGACAAGGAAATCATCAGCCTGATTTTCCACTCGGGCATGTCGACCGCGGAGCAGGTAACGGAGCTGTCGGGCCGCGGCGTAGGCATGGATATCGTCCGCACGCATATCGAGAAGCTGAACGGCATTATCAATATCGAGACGACGCCGGGCGAGGGCACGGTGTTTACGATCAAGCTGCCGCTCACCCTTGCGATATCGCGCTCCCTGCTCGTCACGCTCGGCAAGCATACGCTTGCGATTCCGCTGGCGAATGTCGTGGAGACGTTCAGGCTGACGGCGGAGGACGTCCAAATCGTAAACGGCGAAGAAGTATGCGTCGTCCGCGGCGAAATACTGCCGCTCGTCCGGATGCATCGTCGTCTCGGCACAATGGAGAACGATACGAATTCGAAGGGCTATGCCGTCATGATCGGCCTTGCCGAGAAACGGGTTTGCCTCTATGTGGACAAGCTGATCGCGAACCAAGAGATCGTCATGAAGTCGTTAGGCTCCTACTTGGGACAAGTTGCGTATGTGTCCGGCGCTACCATTCTCGGAGATGGAAGCATTGCGCTCATTTTGGACGTCAACGCGGTTATTCGCGATTCCGGCGCAACGATCAGAAAAGCCGACAACAGCGGCCAGCAGGCCAACGAACGGAAAGTGAAGCTCGTTACGTTCGATTTGGATAACGAGCCTTATGCGCTTGATCTGAACCAGACGAAGGAAATCATTAAAGTGCCGTCGATCTTGAGACTTGCGAACGCTCCGTCCGAGGTACTCGGTTTGATGAACCTGCGCGGCGCGCTGCTGCCCGTGGTCGATATTAAATCCTGCTTGGGCATGCATCCGACCGAGCCGGACGCGAACTCCCGGATTATTATTTTGCATGAGGATGGCCGCGACATCGGCATTCTGGTTGACCGCGTGAAGGAGGTTCTCCACATCCGGCAAAGCCAGATTGAAGCGGCACCGCGCGATTTCGCGGTCATTTCCGAACAATACATCGGCGGCATTTGCAAAACCGAAGACCAGCTCGTCATCATTTTGAAACTGGATAAAATGCTGCGGTCGAGAGGCTGGGATTTAATCCATGCGTGA
- a CDS encoding chemotaxis protein CheW: protein MSNYIVVGLNDEKFALPITAIQEIIKDMPVTEIPAARAHVRGVINLRGTIVPVVGLRSKFRMPESGASAASRIVIVQTPEGEPVGLYVDRVEQVAFFAEILPTPDGIGGSNSGYLSGIGKINDQLVSILHLPAILNTGGGL, encoded by the coding sequence GTGTCGAATTATATCGTAGTCGGGTTGAATGATGAGAAGTTTGCGCTTCCGATCACAGCCATTCAGGAAATTATTAAAGATATGCCGGTCACTGAAATACCAGCCGCAAGGGCTCATGTTCGAGGGGTTATCAATTTGCGCGGGACGATCGTGCCCGTAGTCGGCCTTCGTTCCAAATTCCGCATGCCGGAAAGCGGCGCTTCCGCGGCTTCGCGCATCGTGATCGTGCAAACGCCGGAAGGCGAGCCGGTCGGCCTTTATGTGGACAGAGTGGAGCAGGTCGCCTTCTTCGCGGAAATATTGCCGACGCCGGATGGGATCGGCGGTTCGAACTCCGGCTATTTGTCGGGCATCGGAAAAATCAACGATCAGCTCGTCAGCATTTTGCATTTGCCGGCGATTTTGAATACTGGAGGTGGACTGTAG
- a CDS encoding DUF2500 domain-containing protein, translated as MGNMDPFTAGDRMFSIMSTIFPIFFILVFGLILFGIIRSVGQWQRNNKQPVLSVQAVIVNKRTNVRSSTTHHHGPQDGFHNHSTSTHTDYFVTFEVESGDRMEFQLNGEESGLLVEGDRGKLTFQGTRYLGFQR; from the coding sequence ATGGGCAATATGGATCCTTTCACAGCCGGGGATCGGATGTTCAGTATCATGTCGACGATTTTTCCAATATTTTTCATTCTCGTATTCGGCTTGATCCTCTTCGGCATTATTCGATCAGTCGGGCAATGGCAGCGAAACAATAAGCAGCCCGTGCTGTCCGTACAGGCGGTCATCGTGAACAAAAGAACGAATGTCAGAAGCAGCACCACGCATCACCACGGACCTCAAGACGGATTCCACAATCACTCGACCAGCACGCATACCGATTACTTTGTTACGTTTGAGGTCGAAAGCGGCGACCGGATGGAATTTCAGTTGAACGGCGAGGAGTCCGGACTGCTGGTGGAAGGCGATCGCGGCAAGCTCACCTTCCAAGGCACCCGATATTTAGGCTTCCAGCGATAA
- the hisA gene encoding phosphoribosylformimino-5-aminoimidazole carboxamide ribotide isomerase: MKFRPCIDLHNGKVKQIVGETLGAGGGHVVENFVSEHSSEHYASMFRRDGLTGGHVIMLGGGNEEAALAALRAYPGGLQIGGGIHAENAARYLDAGATHVIVTSYIFRDGELEMNNLNRIVSEVGKDRLVIDLSCKKRDGDWYVVTNQWKTFSEFRVNEANLLELAQYCDEYLVHAVDVEGKRTGILADLAEQLAAWVTIPTTYAGGARSLEDLALFKQITGGKLDITIGSALDIFGGNLSYDEVVTYCR; this comes from the coding sequence ATGAAATTCAGACCTTGCATTGATCTGCACAACGGCAAAGTAAAGCAAATCGTCGGCGAAACGTTGGGTGCCGGCGGCGGCCATGTGGTCGAAAACTTCGTCTCCGAGCACAGCTCCGAGCATTATGCCTCGATGTTCCGGCGCGACGGGCTGACCGGGGGCCACGTCATCATGCTTGGCGGCGGCAACGAGGAAGCGGCGCTTGCCGCACTGCGCGCTTATCCGGGCGGCTTGCAAATCGGCGGCGGCATTCATGCGGAGAACGCGGCGCGCTATCTGGATGCGGGAGCTACGCATGTCATCGTCACCTCGTATATTTTCCGGGACGGCGAGCTGGAGATGAATAACTTGAATCGGATCGTTTCCGAGGTCGGCAAGGACCGGCTCGTGATCGATCTCAGCTGCAAGAAGCGGGACGGCGACTGGTATGTCGTTACGAATCAATGGAAAACGTTCAGCGAGTTCCGCGTGAATGAAGCCAATCTGCTCGAGCTGGCGCAGTATTGCGACGAGTATTTGGTGCATGCGGTGGATGTGGAAGGCAAGCGTACGGGCATCCTGGCGGATCTGGCGGAGCAGCTGGCAGCTTGGGTGACGATCCCGACGACTTATGCAGGCGGTGCAAGGTCGCTCGAGGATCTGGCGCTGTTCAAGCAGATTACGGGTGGCAAGCTCGATATTACGATCGGGAGCGCGCTCGATATATTCGGCGGCAATCTCTCCTACGATGAAGTTGTAACGTATTGCCGCTAA
- a CDS encoding VanZ family protein gives MMKKLVGLITLSYLLMLLYWMFIGFGRSTGHWSGYRYNLVPFRTIRLYFDHADSFNAVYWLVNIVGNVAVFVPFGLAIPYLYRVRLIRFTLLCIAALMTLELLQLVLHRGSFDIDDVILNTLGALLGVVLYRMIRKKAA, from the coding sequence ATGATGAAAAAATTGGTTGGACTAATAACTTTATCGTATTTATTGATGCTTCTATATTGGATGTTTATCGGCTTTGGACGATCGACGGGACATTGGTCGGGTTATCGGTATAATCTCGTACCGTTCCGGACCATCCGCTTATATTTCGATCATGCGGATAGCTTTAACGCCGTTTATTGGCTCGTCAATATCGTCGGCAACGTGGCGGTATTCGTGCCGTTCGGACTCGCGATTCCTTACTTGTACCGCGTCCGCTTGATCCGGTTCACGCTGCTTTGCATCGCCGCCTTGATGACGCTGGAGCTGCTTCAGCTGGTGCTGCACAGGGGAAGCTTTGACATAGACGACGTCATTCTCAATACGCTAGGCGCGCTGCTAGGCGTAGTGCTGTATCGCATGATTCGCAAAAAGGCGGCTTAG
- a CDS encoding GNAT family N-acetyltransferase produces the protein MRELAFEAYTELFLEDVRRTYNYFVEHTTVSFDLYPYTAEQMKQLIEPMAEMYRSYVVRMNGQYAGYALLTQHKKRPAFNVTAEVTIYLEPSFTGQGIGREAMTYIESVARELNFHSLIATICTENESSMALFGKMGYEQVACYKEIAYKFDRWLDLASFQKMLK, from the coding sequence ATGCGAGAGCTTGCGTTTGAAGCGTATACCGAACTATTTCTGGAAGATGTACGCCGTACATATAATTATTTTGTCGAGCATACGACGGTGTCCTTTGACCTTTATCCCTACACGGCTGAACAGATGAAACAGCTGATTGAGCCGATGGCGGAGATGTACCGCTCCTATGTGGTCAGGATGAACGGGCAATATGCGGGCTATGCGCTGCTTACGCAGCATAAGAAGCGTCCGGCCTTCAACGTTACGGCGGAAGTGACGATCTACTTGGAGCCTTCTTTTACCGGCCAAGGGATTGGCAGAGAAGCGATGACATACATCGAGTCCGTCGCAAGAGAACTGAATTTTCACTCGCTTATCGCGACGATTTGTACGGAGAACGAAAGCAGCATGGCGCTATTCGGCAAGATGGGGTACGAGCAGGTCGCATGCTACAAGGAGATCGCCTATAAGTTCGACCGTTGGCTCGATTTGGCCTCGTTCCAGAAGATGTTGAAATAG
- a CDS encoding TcaA NTF2-like domain-containing protein produces MYRTATLSLLLSLILLLSACTAKGGPDNQGTVTGGEQIDYQETGANRVMNAYEESMVEAVNKNRFSLVEGLLDPNGPLYKQQEDLVRRLSAKNIKEKLIRYQIMNIQKIGGEYKFYIIEKIGIYYPDGRSTINEYQWIYTVTENKEAGLYKVYSIERWE; encoded by the coding sequence ATGTACAGAACGGCGACGCTCAGTCTGCTGCTAAGCCTTATTCTGCTGCTTAGCGCTTGTACGGCGAAGGGTGGGCCCGATAATCAAGGCACGGTGACCGGCGGCGAACAGATCGACTACCAAGAAACCGGCGCGAACCGTGTCATGAACGCATACGAGGAATCCATGGTCGAGGCGGTCAACAAAAACCGGTTCTCGCTCGTCGAAGGACTCCTGGATCCGAACGGTCCCCTTTATAAGCAGCAAGAAGATTTAGTGCGGCGGCTAAGCGCGAAAAATATTAAAGAAAAGCTGATCCGCTATCAAATTATGAATATCCAGAAAATCGGCGGCGAGTACAAATTTTACATTATCGAAAAAATCGGCATTTATTATCCGGACGGGCGTTCGACGATCAACGAGTACCAATGGATTTATACGGTAACCGAGAACAAAGAGGCCGGTTTGTATAAGGTTTACAGCATCGAGCGCTGGGAATAA
- a CDS encoding GNAT family N-acetyltransferase, whose protein sequence is MLTLIRSTSALAASELAIFNSNPFFNSISKDKEQLTDADIAAELKDAEQAGAERYIIRDNGTDIGILEFLMTNPNDSCTWIGLLVISGHVQGRGYGNAALMLFDAIMRDRGVTFHRLGVLAANEPAHAFWQRNGCTPVSPAELPDGKKITIYERSVR, encoded by the coding sequence ATGTTAACGTTGATTCGATCCACGTCCGCGCTGGCGGCAAGCGAGCTGGCTATTTTCAACTCGAACCCGTTTTTCAACTCGATTTCCAAAGACAAAGAACAGCTGACGGACGCGGATATTGCAGCCGAATTAAAGGATGCGGAGCAAGCCGGCGCTGAACGATATATAATTCGCGATAACGGAACCGATATCGGCATTCTCGAGTTTCTGATGACGAATCCGAATGATTCCTGCACCTGGATCGGATTGCTGGTCATCAGCGGACATGTTCAAGGCCGCGGCTACGGAAATGCGGCGTTGATGCTCTTCGATGCCATCATGCGCGATAGAGGCGTTACCTTCCACAGGCTGGGCGTCCTGGCCGCGAATGAACCGGCGCATGCATTTTGGCAGCGAAACGGCTGCACCCCGGTCAGCCCGGCGGAGCTGCCGGATGGGAAGAAGATTACCATTTACGAACGATCCGTCCGTTAA
- a CDS encoding GNAT family N-acetyltransferase has product MEKMNVTLRTERLVLRMIDEADAKKAHDFVTRNKEALIPWEPVRTGDYYTQWYQKQLIREDLQSISSGQSVKFWLSKSDEADADLIGTVTLNNMVRGAFQSCHLGYRMDAREQGNGYMTEALGRLVSYAWNELNLHRIEANIMPRNAASLQVVRKLGFREEGLARDYLRINGKWEDHVHMVLLNPSWREQ; this is encoded by the coding sequence ATGGAAAAGATGAACGTCACGCTCCGCACGGAGCGGCTTGTCCTGCGGATGATCGACGAAGCCGATGCGAAGAAAGCGCATGATTTCGTCACTCGCAATAAGGAAGCGCTCATACCGTGGGAGCCTGTCCGAACGGGCGATTATTACACGCAATGGTATCAGAAGCAGCTGATCCGGGAGGATTTGCAAAGCATAAGCAGCGGTCAGAGCGTCAAGTTTTGGCTGAGCAAAAGCGATGAAGCGGATGCGGATCTGATCGGAACCGTAACGTTGAATAACATGGTGCGCGGAGCGTTTCAATCCTGTCATCTCGGTTACCGGATGGATGCCCGCGAGCAAGGCAACGGCTATATGACCGAGGCGCTTGGCCGGCTCGTTTCGTATGCTTGGAACGAACTGAATTTGCACCGCATCGAAGCCAATATTATGCCGCGCAACGCCGCGTCGCTTCAAGTCGTCCGGAAGCTGGGCTTCCGGGAGGAAGGGCTTGCGCGGGATTATCTCCGGATTAACGGAAAATGGGAGGATCATGTTCATATGGTGCTGCTCAATCCGTCATGGCGTGAACAGTAG
- a CDS encoding LysE family translocator — protein MSAALKGIMIGLSIAAPVGPIGILCMKRTINQGRLYGVLAGLGAATADGIYGLIAAFGFDAITGALMAQQMWIRLIGGLFLCYLGYQSFRSGAADARTEPRHSRSAAAAYATTFLLTITNPMTILSFLGIFAGLNVMQATTSDSLMLVLGVFAGSMLWWLFLSVVVGAIRQTLNARAMIGINRLFAIVLLAFGIYSLYRAITS, from the coding sequence ATGAGCGCAGCACTTAAGGGGATCATGATCGGCCTGTCGATCGCGGCGCCGGTCGGGCCGATCGGCATTCTATGCATGAAGAGAACGATTAATCAAGGACGGCTGTACGGCGTACTGGCCGGATTAGGCGCAGCGACGGCCGACGGCATTTACGGGCTGATCGCCGCCTTCGGATTCGATGCGATTACGGGAGCGCTAATGGCACAGCAAATGTGGATCCGATTGATCGGCGGATTGTTTCTTTGCTACTTAGGCTATCAATCCTTCCGATCCGGCGCGGCCGATGCCCGTACGGAGCCGAGGCACAGCCGCAGCGCCGCAGCCGCTTACGCGACGACGTTTCTGCTGACGATCACCAATCCGATGACGATATTGTCGTTCCTCGGCATTTTTGCCGGATTGAACGTCATGCAGGCGACGACATCGGACTCGCTCATGCTTGTCCTTGGCGTATTTGCGGGCTCGATGCTGTGGTGGTTGTTTCTCAGCGTCGTCGTCGGCGCCATCAGGCAGACGCTGAACGCGCGCGCGATGATCGGGATTAACCGTTTATTCGCAATCGTATTGCTGGCCTTCGGCATTTACTCCCTCTATCGGGCAATCACCTCGTAA
- a CDS encoding nucleotidyltransferase family protein, whose translation MNHDETALARRLKRLIAANEQLLHDLEAVKSLRLPQCFIAAGYIRNMVWDHLSGCDYRSLHDDIDVVYYDREHCSEERDLLLEQELRVRTGNDKWSVKNQARMHIRNGTAPYLSTADALMQWPETVTSIGARLNDDHVLELCHPNGLSDLFRMEVRRSPYFEDRSYYLERIRKKNWQELWPKLTIYE comes from the coding sequence ATGAATCATGATGAAACCGCGCTTGCTCGGCGGTTGAAGCGGCTCATTGCCGCGAACGAGCAGCTGCTGCATGATCTTGAGGCGGTAAAAAGCTTGCGTTTGCCCCAATGCTTTATCGCGGCGGGCTATATCCGCAACATGGTTTGGGATCACTTGTCCGGCTGCGATTACCGGTCGTTGCATGACGATATCGACGTCGTGTACTATGATCGCGAGCATTGCTCGGAGGAGCGGGACCTGCTGCTGGAGCAAGAGCTGCGAGTCCGCACCGGGAATGACAAATGGTCGGTCAAAAATCAGGCCAGAATGCATATCCGGAACGGTACCGCACCTTATCTTTCCACAGCGGATGCGCTCATGCAATGGCCGGAGACGGTCACCTCCATCGGCGCCCGTCTGAACGACGACCATGTGCTGGAGCTGTGCCATCCGAACGGGTTATCGGATCTGTTTCGGATGGAGGTACGGCGAAGTCCGTATTTTGAAGATCGGTCGTATTATTTGGAGCGAATAAGGAAGAAAAATTGGCAAGAGCTATGGCCCAAGTTAACGATCTATGAATAG
- a CDS encoding pyridoxamine 5'-phosphate oxidase family protein — MGTAYPSIQQEHADFISNQKLFFVGTAAAEGHVNLSPKGHDVFRMLTTNQVAYLDLTGSGNETSAHLTETGRITFMFVAFEGKPLILRLYGTGRVILPSSPEWEEYAKLFYLYPGFRQIIVADIDIVKTSCGFSVPYYSYEGERDQLLKWAVNQGDEKLKQYRAKKNAASMDGYMTPIGEELAADES; from the coding sequence ATGGGAACCGCTTATCCATCCATCCAGCAGGAGCATGCCGACTTTATCTCGAATCAAAAGCTGTTTTTCGTCGGAACGGCGGCAGCCGAAGGGCATGTCAATTTGTCGCCGAAAGGGCATGACGTCTTTCGGATGCTAACGACGAATCAGGTGGCATACTTGGATTTGACGGGCAGCGGCAACGAAACAAGCGCCCATCTGACGGAGACCGGCCGCATTACGTTCATGTTCGTCGCCTTCGAAGGAAAGCCGCTTATTCTGCGGCTTTACGGCACGGGCCGGGTCATCCTGCCGAGCTCCCCGGAGTGGGAGGAATACGCAAAGCTGTTCTACCTCTACCCGGGCTTTCGGCAAATTATCGTCGCGGACATCGATATCGTGAAGACGTCGTGCGGGTTTAGCGTGCCGTACTATTCGTACGAAGGCGAACGCGATCAATTGCTGAAATGGGCGGTCAATCAAGGCGACGAGAAGCTGAAGCAGTACCGCGCGAAAAAGAACGCGGCCAGCATGGATGGCTACATGACGCCGATCGGGGAGGAGCTTGCAGCGGATGAATCATGA
- a CDS encoding alpha/beta fold hydrolase: protein MDISSKWADNDGVRIHYYDTGDAPDDKVPLLICPGLSETAEEYADLMAFLRPRRCVALSFRGRGKSDTPSIGYNLDEHIADIEAVVRDTGLRRFHLFGHSRGVSYALGYARIHAGSVASFLVSDYPAEHRQMPEGWADAYYNDYLIPYNRTGNIRLEAVKGIQQQAEQLSLDGPLRKPALVLRGKLEGSLLPDADLQRYEAMFERMTVKEMLRSGHDLMGTERDACFAAIRDFLKF from the coding sequence ATGGATATTTCATCAAAATGGGCCGATAACGACGGCGTGCGTATCCATTATTACGATACCGGCGATGCGCCGGATGATAAGGTGCCGCTGCTGATTTGCCCCGGACTGTCGGAGACGGCCGAGGAATACGCGGATTTGATGGCGTTTCTGCGGCCAAGGCGCTGCGTTGCGCTCTCCTTCCGAGGCCGTGGAAAGAGCGATACGCCGTCCATCGGCTATAATCTTGACGAGCATATCGCGGATATAGAAGCCGTCGTCCGAGACACGGGACTTCGGAGATTTCACTTATTCGGTCATTCCAGAGGCGTTTCATACGCGCTGGGCTATGCCCGTATACATGCTGGGAGCGTGGCGTCCTTCCTCGTCAGCGACTATCCCGCGGAGCATCGGCAAATGCCCGAAGGCTGGGCGGATGCCTATTATAATGACTATTTAATCCCCTATAACCGGACGGGGAATATTCGGCTGGAAGCGGTGAAGGGGATTCAGCAGCAAGCCGAGCAGCTTTCGCTGGACGGTCCGCTTCGCAAGCCGGCGCTTGTTTTGCGCGGGAAGCTGGAAGGGTCGCTGCTGCCCGATGCCGATTTGCAGCGCTACGAGGCCATGTTCGAGCGCATGACCGTAAAGGAAATGCTTCGCTCGGGACATGATCTGATGGGCACGGAACGAGACGCTTGCTTTGCGGCGATTCGCGATTTTTTGAAATTCTAA
- a CDS encoding GNAT family N-acetyltransferase: MIARGEFPLLQTARLQLRQLRSEDDAGALFDCFSRDDVTAYYDLESFTSRQQAVELIESWNERFANGEGIRFAITLHSSTDRVIGTCGFHNWAKEHFKAEVGYELHPDYWRQGVMTEALDAVVRYGFAEMGLNRIDAFIDPANESSRRLLAKCGFREEGTMRDYFFEKNSFVDAVLFGLLKRDLALQGGD; the protein is encoded by the coding sequence ATGATAGCGCGCGGCGAATTTCCTTTATTACAGACGGCTCGCCTGCAATTGCGGCAGCTGCGGTCAGAAGACGACGCGGGCGCACTATTCGATTGTTTTTCGCGGGACGATGTGACGGCTTATTACGACCTGGAAAGCTTCACGTCACGGCAGCAGGCGGTCGAGCTGATCGAGAGCTGGAACGAACGGTTTGCCAATGGGGAAGGTATTCGCTTCGCGATTACGCTTCACTCGTCGACCGATCGCGTCATCGGCACGTGCGGTTTCCATAATTGGGCGAAGGAGCATTTTAAGGCCGAAGTCGGCTATGAGCTGCATCCGGATTATTGGCGCCAAGGCGTGATGACGGAGGCGCTCGACGCGGTCGTTCGGTACGGTTTCGCGGAAATGGGGCTGAACCGCATCGACGCGTTCATCGATCCCGCCAATGAGAGCTCGCGGAGGCTGCTGGCCAAATGCGGGTTTCGCGAGGAAGGGACGATGCGCGATTACTTCTTCGAGAAGAACAGCTTCGTCGATGCGGTGCTGTTTGGCTTGCTGAAGCGGGATCTCGCATTGCAAGGAGGCGATTGA
- a CDS encoding SRPBCC family protein yields MVTVEINVWIDAPIEVCFDLARDIDVHTRTVWRHTKEQAVAGTTSGPIGGGETVTFEATHLGVRQRLTSKITEFRAPYYFVDEMQRGAFKSLRHEHHFETKQGKTLMRDTLTFSAPLGWLGLIAERLVLKRYMKRFLQHRNEQLKQLAEKGEWRA; encoded by the coding sequence ATGGTAACGGTTGAAATCAACGTATGGATCGATGCGCCGATCGAAGTATGCTTCGACTTGGCCAGGGATATTGATGTGCATACGCGGACGGTCTGGCGGCATACGAAAGAACAGGCGGTTGCCGGGACGACGAGCGGCCCCATCGGGGGCGGCGAGACCGTCACCTTTGAAGCGACGCATTTGGGGGTCCGGCAGCGGCTGACTTCCAAAATAACCGAATTCCGCGCCCCTTATTACTTCGTCGACGAAATGCAGCGCGGGGCATTCAAATCGCTGCGCCACGAGCATCATTTCGAGACGAAGCAGGGGAAGACGCTGATGCGCGACACGCTGACCTTCTCCGCGCCGCTCGGCTGGCTAGGACTGATCGCTGAACGGCTGGTGCTGAAGCGGTACATGAAGCGATTTCTGCAGCATCGCAACGAGCAACTTAAGCAATTGGCGGAGAAGGGGGAGTGGCGAGCATGA